In the genome of Caulobacter flavus, the window GACGCCTGGCGTCTACAACAGCGCCTACTACGAGCACGCCTATCTCGCCCGACTGATGGGCGTGCCGCTGGTCGAGGGCCGCGACCTCGTGGTGCACGACAACATGGTCTACATGCGCACGACCACGGGGCTGCGCCGGGTGGACGTGATCTATCGCCGGGTCGACGACGACTTCATCGACCCCCTCACCTTCCGCCGGGATTCGTCGCTGGGCGCCGCGGGGCTGTTCAACGCCTACCGCGCCGGCAACGTGGTGATCTGCAACGCCCCGGGCACCGGCGTCGCCGACGACAAGGCCGTCTACGCCTTCGTGCCGGACATCATCCGCTACTATCTCGGCGAGGACCCGATCCTGCCCAACATCGAAACCTATCTCTGCCGCGAGAAGAGCCAGCTCAGCCACGTGCTGGACAACCTCGACAAGCTGGTGGTCAAGGCCGTCGGCGCCTCGGGCGGCTACGGCATGCTGGTCGGCCCACACGCGAGCGCCCAGGAGCGCGCCGAGTTCGCCGAGGCGCTGAAGGCCGATCAGGCCAACTACATCGCCCAGCCGACCATCCAGCTGTCGACCGCGCCATGTCTCGTGGACGGCCGCATCGAGCCGCGCCACGTCGACCTGCGCCCGTTCATCCTGTCGGGCGAGAAGACCATCGTGACGCCCGGCGCCCTCACCCGCGTGGCCCTGAAGCGCGGCTCGCTGGTGGTGAACTCCAGCCAGGGCGGCGGCTCGAAAGACACCTGGGTGCTGGCCGAGGAGAACGGCCACCACAACGGCAACGGCCACGCTCACAAGGGAGCCGGCCAATGATGCTCGCTCGGGTCGCCGACAGCCTCTACTGGCTGGGCCGCTACATCGAGCGCGCCGAACACCTTTCGCGCCTGTCCAGCGTGATGCTGAACGCCACGCTGGACCAGACCGATTCCGGCATGCAGGCGGTGTGGATCGCCCTGTCGGCCGTCGGCGACGACGGGGCCGGCAAGGTCTCGCCGTTCGAGGCCGCCCGCGCCCTGGTGCTCGACCGCTCCGACCCCAACTCGGTGGTCTCGTCCCTGACCATGGCCCGCGAGAACGCCCGCCAGGTGCGCGACCAGATCACCACCGAGACGTGGGAGCGGCTGAACGTGCTCTATCTGCGCGTCACCGATCCGGGCGCCGAGGCCGAGTTCGCCGACAATTCGGTGTCCTATCTGCACGACGTGATCGCCGACGTGCACCTGTTCAAGGGCGCGGCCGACGCCACCATGAGCCACGGCGAAAGCTGGCGGTTCATGATGCTGGGCATGTACCTGGAACGGGCCCAGTTGGTGTCCAGCCTGCTGGAGGTGTGCTTCGCCCAGGCCCCCAGCCGCGAAATCCACGACCACCTGGCGCTGGTCAGCCTGCTGCGCATGGCCTGCGCGCTCGAACCTTACCTGCGGGTCTACACCGCCGAGATCGAGCCGCGGCACATCCTGGAGTTCCTGGTCTTCGACGAGGACTTCCCGCGTTCGATCCGCTTCGCCACCTCGCGCATCGAAGAGCACCTGACGGCCCTGGCCCGCCACGTCGAGGCGGCCGGCCGCGCGGCCCCCGAGCGGCTGGCCGGCAAGCTGAAGGCGCGCCTGCAATATGCCGACGTCGACGAGCTCGAGACGATCGGCGCCGGCGCGCTGCTGACCACCGTCGTCAACGAGTGCGCACGCATCCACGACGCGATCTACGAGACCTTCGTCGCCTACCCCCTCGAACTCCGACTGCCGGCCTGACCATGCTGCTCGAAATCCGCCACGTCACCCAGTACCACTACGAGCGGCCGGTCCGCGAAAGCCTGATGGAGCTGTGGATGCAGCCCCAGAAGGGCGCGCGCCAGCGGCTGGTCAGCTTCGAGCTGGACGTCGATCCGGCCGCCCAGCTGTTCTCCTATCCCGACAGTTTCGGCAACGCGGTCTATCACTTCGACGTCCCGCACCCGCACGACCGGCTGACCATCATCGCCCGCTCGGCGGTCGAGACCGAGCACGCCGCCGAACTGCCCGACAGGCTCGACACCGGCGAATGGGACCGCCTGCGCAGCGAGTTCGTGCGCGGGGAGTGCTTCGACTTCCTGCGGCCGCACGGCTTCGTTCAGACGACCGAGCGCCTTCAGGCCTTCATCGCCCAGCACGACCTGGAGGCCCTGCGCCGCCAGGACCCGCTGACCGCCCTGCGGCGCCTGAACGAGACCCTCTACCAGTCGTTCGGGTACCAGCCCGGCGTCACCGACGCCGACAGCCCCATCGACCTGGCCCTGGAGGCCGGCAGCGGCGTCTGCCAGGACTTCGCCCACATCATGCTGGCCATTTGCCGCAACTGGGGCCTGCCGGCGCGCTACGTGTCGGGCTACCTGTTCACCGACCGCGAGGCCGGCGACCGGTCGGATCCGGACGCCACCCACGCCTGGATCGAGGTGTTCCTGCCCAGCCTGCGCTGGGTGGGCTTCGACCCGACCAACAACTGCCTGACCGGCGAGCGTCACGTGGCCGTGGCCGCGGGTCGCGACTACGCCGACGTCACGCCGTCGCGCGGGGTCTACAAGGGCGACGCCGAGAGCCATCTGGCGGTCGGGGTGACGGTGCGGCGGGCTCGCGCGGCGCTGGCCGAACCGGAATTCCTGCGCCTGGCCAAGCCGGCCTCGTTCGGGGCCCGCCGCCGCGGCGACGCCGCCGCCGTCCACCAGGACCAGCAGCGCCAGCAGCAGCAGCAGCAACAACAGCAGTAGGCTCAGCCCCCCTCGCGTCAGTCGATCTTCACGAACGGCGTGGCGCCGCTGGTGACCTTGGGCAGTTCGCCGTTCCACTTCTCGATGGCCTGCTGCTGCAGGACCTGGGGATTGGCGCGGATGGCCTCGCCCTTGATGCGGATCGCCTCGGCCTCGCCGCGCGCCTTGGCGATGGCGGCGTTGGCCAGGGCGGTTTCCTTGGCCTCCAGCGCCTTGGCCGCCAGGGCCTCCTGTTCCAGCTTGGTCTTCTCCTGCATGCGGTCGACCACGGCGCTCGGATAGCGGATCGAGCCGATCCAATCCATCTGCGACACGGCCACCCCATGGCGCGCCCACTTGTTGGACACCCGCGCCAGGGCCTTCTGCACCACCATCTGGCGGCCGCCGCTGTACAGCGTCTCGACCGAGACCTTCTCGGTTTCGGCGGCGATCGCCGAACGCACGTCGTTGCGGATCGGGCCGTCGAGCAACTGGTCGAAGGTCAGGCGGTAGGTCTGGTACAGCATCGGCGCCGAGGCCGGATTGACCTGCAGCGTCACCGACACGTCGGCCGTCATCGGCAGGCCGGTGTTGTCG includes:
- a CDS encoding circularly permuted type 2 ATP-grasp protein, whose amino-acid sequence is MAAKIQSLDEAPTLPMTGAAYLPGVAYDEMFAAGGDVRAHYAPLQSRMATLGASALADRQKTLERSFLLQGITFTVYGAGSATERIIPTDLFPRIIPAAEWARIESGLTQRLQALNMFLADIYGEQKILMDGVVPRELVLGAPSYRREMQNLYVPHKSYANVCGSDLIRGQDGEFAVLEDNLRVPSGVSYMLANRDAAKRTFPGTYREAGVRPVERYPDLLLATLKSMSADWRSDPQVVVLTPGVYNSAYYEHAYLARLMGVPLVEGRDLVVHDNMVYMRTTTGLRRVDVIYRRVDDDFIDPLTFRRDSSLGAAGLFNAYRAGNVVICNAPGTGVADDKAVYAFVPDIIRYYLGEDPILPNIETYLCREKSQLSHVLDNLDKLVVKAVGASGGYGMLVGPHASAQERAEFAEALKADQANYIAQPTIQLSTAPCLVDGRIEPRHVDLRPFILSGEKTIVTPGALTRVALKRGSLVVNSSQGGGSKDTWVLAEENGHHNGNGHAHKGAGQ
- a CDS encoding alpha-E domain-containing protein yields the protein MMLARVADSLYWLGRYIERAEHLSRLSSVMLNATLDQTDSGMQAVWIALSAVGDDGAGKVSPFEAARALVLDRSDPNSVVSSLTMARENARQVRDQITTETWERLNVLYLRVTDPGAEAEFADNSVSYLHDVIADVHLFKGAADATMSHGESWRFMMLGMYLERAQLVSSLLEVCFAQAPSREIHDHLALVSLLRMACALEPYLRVYTAEIEPRHILEFLVFDEDFPRSIRFATSRIEEHLTALARHVEAAGRAAPERLAGKLKARLQYADVDELETIGAGALLTTVVNECARIHDAIYETFVAYPLELRLPA
- a CDS encoding transglutaminase family protein; the encoded protein is MLLEIRHVTQYHYERPVRESLMELWMQPQKGARQRLVSFELDVDPAAQLFSYPDSFGNAVYHFDVPHPHDRLTIIARSAVETEHAAELPDRLDTGEWDRLRSEFVRGECFDFLRPHGFVQTTERLQAFIAQHDLEALRRQDPLTALRRLNETLYQSFGYQPGVTDADSPIDLALEAGSGVCQDFAHIMLAICRNWGLPARYVSGYLFTDREAGDRSDPDATHAWIEVFLPSLRWVGFDPTNNCLTGERHVAVAAGRDYADVTPSRGVYKGDAESHLAVGVTVRRARAALAEPEFLRLAKPASFGARRRGDAAAVHQDQQRQQQQQQQQQ
- a CDS encoding SPFH domain-containing protein, yielding MAIHSPLNRGAILLVTTAGAVLLLGSCSVISQGTTVEPGNVGVKIKTLGSGAGVAPEALPARWYFRGIGEKIVQFPVIQRTYSYTRDRDERGNENEELSFSDNTGLPMTADVSVTLQVNPASAPMLYQTYRLTFDQLLDGPIRNDVRSAIAAETEKVSVETLYSGGRQMVVQKALARVSNKWARHGVAVSQMDWIGSIRYPSAVVDRMQEKTKLEQEALAAKALEAKETALANAAIAKARGEAEAIRIKGEAIRANPQVLQQQAIEKWNGELPKVTSGATPFVKID